CCTCAAAGGTCTCCCATGCGAGTTCAAGCAGCAGGCGCTGCTGCGGATCCATCTGTTGTGCTTCGCGCGGTGAAATACCGAAGAAGGGCGCGTCGAAACCGGCGACGTCGTCGAGCACGCCGGCGGAGAAAGTGTAGCTCTTGCCTGCTTCTCGCTTGGACGGGTGCTGATAGAACTCCGTGCCGAAACGGTCCGTCGGCACTTGCGTAACCGCGTCTTTTTCATCGCGCAGCAGTGTCCAGAAATCCTCGGGGCTCTCGACATGGCCTGGGAAGCGGCAGGCCATCCCCACAATTGCAATCTGTTTGGTCATCGTTCTGTTGTTGGGTGCAACGTGCGCGCGGATTCAGTACTCGGCAAGCCCGGTTCGAGTGCTCGAATCAGGGTCAGGCCGAGTTGTTCGGCGCCCAAATCTTTATTCGTGGCGGGCGCGTCGCCGTAATTGCGCCAGATAATGTAGTCGCTGCGAGCGGGTTTGCAACCGAGCTCGCTGAATACGTGCGGCAGTGCGGGCACGTGATCGCCGTAGAAGCACAGCAACGTGTCGCGACGCCGTGCGCGTAGCGCTGAAAGCAGGCGGCCGAGCATCGCGTCGGCGTTGGCGAGGTGCCGCAGATAGGCGGTCAGATCGCGCCAGCGTGCGTCGTCACCGAGCGTGTGGAAGGCTGCGCCCTCGCCTGCCTGTACCGGTTCAAGGTGCAGGGGACCGTGGTTTTCCATCGTCATCGCGAAGATGAAGGCGGGTTTGTCGCGTGGTTCGTCTAGTGCCTCGGTGATCGACTCCGCCACCGCCATATCGGCGACATACGGACCGGCGCGATGAGCATCGGCGAATGATTTGATGTCGAGGAAGCTGTCGATCTGAAGATGTTTGAAAGCTCGTTCGCGACCGAAGAAATCCGCGTAGTACGGGTGAATTGCCTTGGTCTGGTAACCACCCTGCTTGAACCACGAAGCGAGCGATACGCAGGCGCGTCGCACGAATGCGTACGGATAGAAGCGCGCATAGCCGAGTTGCGCGCCTTCGATACCAGTCAAGACCGCGAACTCCGTGCGCATTGTATTGGCGCCCCATGCGGGGACCGTCAGCTCGCCGTGCTGGACAGACTCGCGGCGTGCAGTGTCGAAGTGATGCAGTATGGCTGGGGTGATCGATTCAGTGAGGCGACGCGCGTCGAAGAACGATTCGCTCTGGATCAGGATCACGTCGGGGGTCGATCGCGGCGCGCCTGTGGCAAAGGGACCCGTAGCCAGCGCGTTGCGCAGCTGGCGCGACGTTGCCGGTTTCATGCCGTTGAGGAGATAGGCGATGAAGACGGCGAAGAAACCATGACGCTTTTGGTCGTCGCACGGATTCAGTATGAGCGGCAGGCGGGTGGCGAGCAGATAGGCAGCGGCGAGGCAGGCTGCGGCAGCGATTGCGATAGCGCCCAATGGCCTGCTGGCCATTGGCTTGTCCGCGACGAAACCGCCGATAACAACCGCGATGCCAACGACGATCGCTGCCACTGTCCCTGCGCTGAGAAAGGGCAAATACAAACGCGGATGCGCGAACAGTTGACTGAAGAGGCTGAGATCGGTGAAGACAAACGGCTCGCGCAGGGACGCATATTTTGCGTTGCTTACACCGGCAAGCAATGCGACCAGCGCGATCGCGACAAATGCGGAAAACCTGACGCGCCCCGTGACCAGCAACAGGCACAGACAGATAAAAACGATCGCGGCGATATGCAAAGCAAAGGCGATCGGCGAACGGCGCAACGACGCACGCGGCACCGCGATCGCTTCGGGCAGAAGCGCGAGGCCGGCGGCGGCAGCGAAGCTGAGCGCGAGCGTCGTTTCCACTCAGCGCTCCTCGCGGGGCAAATAGGACAGGCCGTCCAGAATGGCATCGGCAATTGCCGCGGGCAGCAATGGCAGAAGGCGCATGCCAAAAGCAGGCAGAGTGGGGAAAGCGATTTCGGCGCGCCCTGCTTTCAGTTTGCGCTGGATATGCTGGGCGGCTTTGTCGGCCGACCAGAGGAACGGCTTGTCGCCAGGGAAGACGTCGCTCATGGCTGTCTTGACGAAGCCCGGCAGCACGACTGACACACGAATACCGTCGCGCGCAAGGATCGGACGCACTGAGTCGCCCCATGCCTTCAACGCGGCCTTGCTTGCGCAATAGGCTGGCGAGATGGCCATGCCGCGCAGCGCTGCGATTGAACTGATCAACGCGATCTGACCGTGGCCGCGTGTGCGCATGCGGTCGATAACGGGCAATGCGGCGTGCATTGCGCCGTAGAAGTTGGTATCGACGATAGTTGCGGTGCGCTCGCGCGCTTCCCAGTCGTCCACGGATGCGAGCGTGCTGGCGACGCCGGCGTTAACGATCAGCAGGTCGATCGGATGATTTTCGTCGAAAGCTTCGAGCCAGGCTTGCATGGCCTGGGCGTTGCGTACGTCGAGCAGGCCTGTGATGACAGTCGCGCCTTTGGCGCAACAGGCGTCGGCACATGCCTGAAGTCGCGACTCGTTTCGACCGATCAGGCCGAGGGTCATGCCGGGTTGTGCGTAGGCGAGTGCCAGCGCACGGCCGATGCCGGCGCTGGCGCCGGTGATGATGATGAAACGTTGAGCCGGCTCAGCCATTTCAGTCATGCGCCAACTCAAGACGCCGAACGGCGCCTTGCACGGCCATTTCGATGCCGGTGCGAGTGTAGAAATCACCGTTGATCTGGGTATGGTGAATCACGTAGTCGAGGAATGCCTCATAAAGATTGACGTCGGGCGCCTCGGCGAGACGCCAGAAATCGTCGATGCTGCCCTGCCACGTGAGGCCAGCGATGTCGTATATCGCAGTACCGAGCGCAATCAGGGGACAGCGATGATGCAGTGCCGACAGGCCAACCGTACTGTTTACAACGACCGCACTTTTTGCATGCTCGAGCAACGTAGGAAGGTGACCGGCGTCGATGAAATGCAGCCGGTCCCGCATGCCCAACTCACCTGCTAGCGATTCCGAATAGCGTTTATAGTCAAATAGACCTGTGTCTAGCGGATGATTCTTGATGACAAGCTTTGCGTCGCCCGGTGCATTCGATGCGAACGAACGCATAACCTTGGCGATGGCATCGCGCACACCATCAAAGGGCGAATGCACAACGATCTGCGAGTCAGAGTTAAGCTGGAGAGGGAAAAGGTAGTAGGCGGCTTGCGAATCGAGCAAGCTCCGCGTGACGGCTTCGGCATTTCTGTGATGCCGGCGCTGAATCATAGCGCGCCTGGCAAGACCCGAATATTCGGAGAGGCCGTTGCGCGGACGATGAGAACGATAATGCGGGAAGCGCGCCGAGTACAGCGTATTGGCCACCCGATATCGAATGTCGTGATAAGCGCGCTCCTGAAGATTATAGCCAGTGGCCTTGGGTGGAACGCTGGGAGGCATGAGCTTCCGTTGCTCCAGATACCAGCCCGGATCCCGCGACATCAGAGAACGACCGTTAACCCCGTGGCTTTCGAGTGTCAACCAATGCGGACGGACATAGCCTTCTTCAAAGACATGAACGTCGACACCAGCCTCCGCTGCAAG
Above is a genomic segment from Paraburkholderia dioscoreae containing:
- a CDS encoding LTA synthase family protein, which encodes METTLALSFAAAAGLALLPEAIAVPRASLRRSPIAFALHIAAIVFICLCLLLVTGRVRFSAFVAIALVALLAGVSNAKYASLREPFVFTDLSLFSQLFAHPRLYLPFLSAGTVAAIVVGIAVVIGGFVADKPMASRPLGAIAIAAAACLAAAYLLATRLPLILNPCDDQKRHGFFAVFIAYLLNGMKPATSRQLRNALATGPFATGAPRSTPDVILIQSESFFDARRLTESITPAILHHFDTARRESVQHGELTVPAWGANTMRTEFAVLTGIEGAQLGYARFYPYAFVRRACVSLASWFKQGGYQTKAIHPYYADFFGRERAFKHLQIDSFLDIKSFADAHRAGPYVADMAVAESITEALDEPRDKPAFIFAMTMENHGPLHLEPVQAGEGAAFHTLGDDARWRDLTAYLRHLANADAMLGRLLSALRARRRDTLLCFYGDHVPALPHVFSELGCKPARSDYIIWRNYGDAPATNKDLGAEQLGLTLIRALEPGLPSTESARTLHPTTER
- a CDS encoding SDR family NAD(P)-dependent oxidoreductase; the protein is MAEPAQRFIIITGASAGIGRALALAYAQPGMTLGLIGRNESRLQACADACCAKGATVITGLLDVRNAQAMQAWLEAFDENHPIDLLIVNAGVASTLASVDDWEARERTATIVDTNFYGAMHAALPVIDRMRTRGHGQIALISSIAALRGMAISPAYCASKAALKAWGDSVRPILARDGIRVSVVLPGFVKTAMSDVFPGDKPFLWSADKAAQHIQRKLKAGRAEIAFPTLPAFGMRLLPLLPAAIADAILDGLSYLPREER
- a CDS encoding capsule biosynthesis protein, with the protein product MRRSFLALQGTASPFFARLAVALRSRGHVVRRVNFCGGDVVYGNDTEGWNYTGKSEDLGDWYRALLGGQQFTDIMMFGDCRAIHTPMHPLAAEAGVDVHVFEEGYVRPHWLTLESHGVNGRSLMSRDPGWYLEQRKLMPPSVPPKATGYNLQERAYHDIRYRVANTLYSARFPHYRSHRPRNGLSEYSGLARRAMIQRRHHRNAEAVTRSLLDSQAAYYLFPLQLNSDSQIVVHSPFDGVRDAIAKVMRSFASNAPGDAKLVIKNHPLDTGLFDYKRYSESLAGELGMRDRLHFIDAGHLPTLLEHAKSAVVVNSTVGLSALHHRCPLIALGTAIYDIAGLTWQGSIDDFWRLAEAPDVNLYEAFLDYVIHHTQINGDFYTRTGIEMAVQGAVRRLELAHD